A genomic segment from Nodosilinea sp. PGN35 encodes:
- a CDS encoding tetratricopeptide repeat protein has translation METVVRDRQIIPLGPRSGAIAPGRRALGGAPFEPAAFDARTVAMGRCELGKIRLEMGRFQDALELFEQSLALQPHAVESWYGRAEALTCLGRYEDALASLEQAQTLAGFASARLWVQKAVVLLWLNRLETALNCCNQALWLAPDHTQAWLFRGVALHRLGRFKEAYRSYRRASQPDTATGARANVQRLCQDIAQQSQAS, from the coding sequence ATGGAAACTGTGGTTCGCGATCGCCAAATTATTCCCCTTGGCCCTCGCTCTGGGGCGATCGCCCCTGGCCGTCGGGCGCTGGGCGGGGCTCCCTTTGAGCCCGCCGCCTTCGATGCTCGCACCGTTGCCATGGGCCGCTGCGAGCTGGGCAAAATTCGCCTGGAGATGGGCCGGTTTCAGGACGCCCTAGAGCTGTTTGAGCAGTCCCTGGCGCTGCAACCCCACGCCGTCGAGAGCTGGTATGGCCGCGCCGAGGCGCTGACCTGTCTGGGCCGCTACGAGGACGCCCTCGCCAGCCTGGAGCAGGCCCAAACCCTGGCTGGGTTTGCCAGTGCCCGCCTCTGGGTGCAAAAAGCCGTCGTCCTCCTCTGGCTAAACCGCCTGGAGACCGCCCTCAACTGCTGCAACCAGGCCCTCTGGCTCGCCCCCGACCACACCCAGGCCTGGCTGTTTCGCGGCGTTGCGCTGCACCGCCTGGGGCGGTTCAAAGAAGCCTACCGCAGCTATCGACGGGCCTCTCAACCCGATACGGCGACGGGTGCGCGGGCAAATGTTCAGCGGCTGTGCCAAGACATTGCCCAGCAGAGCCAGGCCAGCTAG
- a CDS encoding WGxxGxxG family protein, with translation MKSNSLVNWMGAGVLALSLAVLPSLSPAAQATAPGDATAPTTTTTTADDNDGFDWGWLGLLGLIGLAGLKGRDRDTSTSYSDRTTTTPASNNPRY, from the coding sequence ATGAAAAGCAACTCCTTAGTTAACTGGATGGGGGCTGGTGTTCTAGCCCTTAGTCTGGCAGTTTTGCCCTCCCTCTCTCCTGCCGCCCAAGCTACGGCTCCAGGGGATGCAACCGCCCCGACCACGACCACCACGACCGCTGACGACAATGATGGATTTGACTGGGGTTGGCTGGGTCTTTTGGGTCTGATTGGGCTGGCTGGCCTGAAAGGGCGCGATCGCGACACCAGCACTAGCTATAGCGATCGGACAACGACTACCCCCGCTAGCAACAACCCTCGCTACTAA
- a CDS encoding DUF5335 family protein yields MDLELSYKRYQLEIPPGIWQEFFAQLTDEHRGRLITLKQLDRELGEFDVLRQKPLFSITYDQPDHSRDLVVTVNRFLGTREAVYAHRIVAPQAVTIVTDEDGAIQACTVTDDDCAQTTISFEFQRLSQPRGF; encoded by the coding sequence ATGGATCTGGAACTGTCCTACAAGCGGTATCAGCTTGAAATTCCCCCCGGTATTTGGCAGGAGTTTTTTGCCCAGCTCACCGATGAGCACCGGGGCCGCTTGATTACCCTAAAGCAGCTAGATCGAGAGCTGGGGGAGTTTGACGTGCTGCGTCAGAAACCGCTGTTTTCAATTACCTACGACCAGCCTGACCACAGCCGCGATCTGGTGGTGACCGTCAATCGCTTTTTGGGCACCCGCGAGGCCGTCTACGCCCACCGCATTGTGGCCCCCCAGGCCGTCACCATTGTCACCGACGAAGATGGGGCCATTCAGGCCTGCACCGTAACCGACGATGACTGTGCCCAAACCACCATCAGCTTTGAATTTCAGCGGCTGAGCCAGCCCCGGGGGTTTTAG
- a CDS encoding actin-binding WH2 domain-containing protein: MEHFSTLILLLRDRPTFLEEVRQGKKIESKIVSLLVVSSLFFAIYGAIIGSSSGWQQMLVSMAKLPALYLLTLLICLPTLYFFDILFGSKADFRQYAVLSLTTVSVISVLLFSFAPVTLFFLVSIRSYHFFLLLNVAIFGLTGFIGVRLFYAGMRSVMNFTDDTPQIRNRLLLFWLTLYGLVGSQLGWTLRPFFGSPGQPFQLFREVEGNFYSQVIRSIVSLLFGN, translated from the coding sequence ATGGAACACTTTTCCACCCTAATTTTGCTGTTGCGCGATCGCCCCACCTTTTTAGAAGAAGTCCGCCAGGGCAAAAAGATTGAGTCCAAAATTGTGTCGCTGCTGGTAGTCAGCTCGCTGTTTTTTGCCATCTACGGGGCGATCATTGGCTCGTCCAGCGGCTGGCAGCAGATGCTGGTGTCGATGGCCAAGCTACCGGCCCTCTACCTGCTGACCCTGCTGATCTGTCTGCCAACGCTGTATTTTTTTGATATTTTGTTTGGCTCTAAGGCCGACTTTCGTCAGTACGCGGTGCTCAGCCTGACCACGGTTTCGGTGATTAGCGTGCTGCTGTTTAGCTTTGCGCCGGTAACGCTATTCTTTTTGGTCTCGATTCGCAGCTACCACTTCTTTTTGCTGCTCAATGTCGCCATCTTTGGCCTCACGGGCTTCATCGGGGTACGGCTGTTCTATGCGGGCATGCGCTCAGTGATGAATTTCACCGACGATACGCCCCAAATTCGCAACCGGCTGCTGCTGTTTTGGCTCACCCTTTACGGCCTGGTGGGCAGCCAGCTGGGCTGGACGCTGCGGCCATTTTTTGGCTCCCCCGGTCAGCCCTTTCAGCTGTTTCGCGAGGTAGAGGGCAACTTTTACTCCCAGGTGATTCGCAGCATTGTCTCGCTGCTGTTCGGCAACTAG
- a CDS encoding PCP reductase family protein has product MEWTADAEARLKEIPFFVRPAARKKIEKFAQEQGLGQITVEVYEAAKQRFG; this is encoded by the coding sequence ATGGAATGGACTGCTGACGCCGAAGCCCGCCTCAAAGAGATTCCCTTCTTTGTGCGCCCTGCCGCCCGCAAGAAAATTGAGAAGTTTGCCCAAGAGCAGGGGCTAGGCCAGATCACCGTTGAGGTGTATGAGGCCGCTAAGCAGCGGTTTGGCTAG
- a CDS encoding dienelactone hydrolase family protein: MVKKLLWVMLAAAVAVGMAVGLAPSAQANVVAEPVVYEIDGQPFEGYFAFNQNFGETQPLVLLVHDWDGLDDYEQRRAQMLAEQGYAAFAVDLYGQGVRPSSPDESRAQSGALRSDRATLRTRLMAGLAQAQAQTGVDGSRVVAIGYCFGGAAVLEMARAGMDLDGFVSFHGSFETPAGQNYSQTQGRILVLHGSDDPAAPMADVAQLAAELDEANVSFAMEIYGGVDHAFTVWSDAARYDGMADRRSWRALMTFLGETLG; this comes from the coding sequence GTGGTCAAGAAATTGTTGTGGGTTATGCTGGCCGCCGCCGTGGCGGTGGGCATGGCGGTGGGTTTAGCGCCCTCGGCCCAGGCCAACGTAGTGGCTGAGCCGGTGGTGTACGAGATCGACGGGCAGCCCTTTGAGGGCTATTTTGCCTTTAACCAAAATTTTGGTGAAACTCAGCCCCTAGTGCTGCTGGTGCACGACTGGGATGGTCTAGATGACTACGAGCAGCGCCGCGCCCAAATGCTGGCGGAGCAGGGCTATGCGGCCTTTGCCGTAGACCTCTACGGCCAGGGCGTGCGGCCCAGCAGCCCCGATGAGTCGCGGGCGCAAAGCGGGGCGCTGCGCAGCGATCGCGCTACCCTGCGAACTCGACTGATGGCGGGTCTGGCCCAGGCCCAGGCCCAGACTGGGGTAGACGGCAGCCGGGTGGTGGCGATTGGCTACTGCTTTGGCGGTGCCGCCGTCCTCGAAATGGCCCGCGCCGGGATGGATCTTGACGGGTTTGTCTCCTTCCACGGCAGCTTTGAAACCCCGGCAGGGCAAAACTATAGCCAGACCCAGGGGCGAATTTTGGTGCTCCACGGCTCCGACGATCCGGCGGCTCCCATGGCCGATGTGGCCCAGCTCGCCGCCGAGCTAGACGAGGCCAACGTCAGCTTTGCTATGGAAATCTACGGCGGAGTAGACCACGCCTTTACGGTGTGGAGCGATGCAGCGCGCTACGACGGCATGGCCGATCGCCGCTCGTGGCGCGCCCTGATGACCTTCCTGGGCGAAACCCTGGGCTAG